The Medicago truncatula cultivar Jemalong A17 chromosome 4, MtrunA17r5.0-ANR, whole genome shotgun sequence genome includes a region encoding these proteins:
- the LOC25493042 gene encoding glutamate receptor 2.7 gives MHFPFTTSPQSLAITCLSYLFISLVFINGYQAEVRSGNNKVISIGVIIDVNSRVGKEQRVAMDIAAQNYNNTSNANKLALYFQEPNKGSFRAMSLAEEMIKNQKVDVIVGMQTWTEAASVAELVHEDQDEVPIISFVAPAITPHLMPIRWPSLVRLANNGTAYAKCIADLVHVYNWHSVVAIYEDDAYGGESGMLALLSEALQEIGSMIEYRLALPSLTYMSNPGEFIRQELFKITRNTQSRVFVVLKSSLEMGIHLFKEASQMGLVDRNSAWIVSESITNLLDSVNKSSISYMEGALGIKTYYSENSNEYKDFEVQFRKAFRDKNPDEDNRDPGFYALQAYDSIQMVGHAINRMASDNKTLLQEIVSSKFLGLSGEIQFESEQLSQNPTLRIVNVDGKSYRELDFWTLENGFFTNISTKQVKNGASRNSESLSGAVIWPGKLLRAPKGWNLPTKQKPMRIAVPGRTSFSKFVKVDSDEEGNPKYSGFCIEIFEKVLTILGYDLPYDYYPINATYNDLVQLVYNKTYDGVVGDMTILAERLQYVDFTVPYAESGLSMIVTEKSEESAWMFMKPFTWQMWVVTGVILIYTMVVVWYLEREDNPEFQGNWKNQIITSFGFTFSSLFFAHREKMHSNLSRIVMVSWLFLVLILNSSYTASLSSMLTVQQLRANITNIEWLKKNDMKIGCDGDSFVRTYLVEVEKFKPENIVNISNENNYDPGFKNYSIAAAFLELPYEKVYISKYCKGYSASTPTTRFGGLGFMFQKGSPLARDVSKAILQLLQQGELKKLEDIWLNPTGVCSNNLNSKSTESLKLGSFWILYVISGATSTICFLLSTIHSLKNNKSQESNGSPDDVSRWKRVVTLTRKICSRKHNKTSQVQEDVTDCPSGCDCISSPEHQQGMDLQLPEIITISSPPTHDQM, from the exons ATGCATTTCCCATTCACTACTAGTCCTCAATCACTAGCAATAACTTGCCTCTCCTATTTATTCATCTCATTGGTTTTCATCAATGGCTACCAAGCTGAGGTTAGGAGTGGAAACAACAAAGTTATATCTATAGGTGTAATAATTGATGTTAACTCTAGAGTTGGGAAAGAACAAAGAGTAGCCATGGATATTGCAGCTCAAAATTACAATAACACTTCAAATGCCAACAAGCTGGCTCTCTATTTTCAGGAACCTAACAAGGGTTCCTTCAGAGCCATGTCTCTTG CTGAAGAAATGATTAAAAACCAGAAGGTGGATGTGATTGTAGGGATGCAAACATGGACAGAAGCAGCTTCAGTGGCTGAATTAGTACATGAAGATCAAGATGAAGTTCCTATCATATCCTTTGTAGCACCGGCAATTACTCCACATTTGATGCCGATTCGTTGGCCTTCTTTGGTAAGACTAGCTAACAATGGAACAGCATATGCAAAATGCATTGCTGATTTGGTTCATGTTTATAATTGGCATAGTGTAGTAGCCATCTATGAAGATGATGCATATGGTGGTGAGTCTGGGATGCTAGCACTTCTATCCGAGGCCCTCCAAGAGATTGGTTCAATGATTGAATATCGTTTAGCTTTGCCATCACTTACTTATATGTCTAATCCAGGAGAATTTATTCGACAAGAGCTGTTTAAGATAACCAGAAACACACAATCTCGGGTATTCGTTGTATTGAAATCATCATTAGAAATGGGCATTCATTTGTTTAAGGAAGCTTCACAAATGGGACTAGTGGATAGAAATTCAGCTTGGATAGTCTCAGAGAGCATAACTAATTTGTTGGATTCTGTCAATAAGTCGAGTATTTCTTATATGGAAGGAGCTTTAGGAATCAAAACATACTACTCAGAAAACAGCAATGAATATAAAGATTTTGAGGTTCAGTTTAGGAAAGCTTTTCGAGACAAGAATCCTGACGAAGATAACAGGGATCCGGGATTTTATGCTTTGCAAGCATATGACAGCATTCAAATGGTTGGACATGCAATAAACAGAATGGCTAGTGATAACAAGACTTTACTACAAGAAATAGTGTCCAGCAAATTCCTTGGTTTAAGTggagaaattcaatttgaatCAGAACAGCTTTCGCAGAATCCTACATTGAGGATTGTAAATGTAGATGGAAAGAGTTACAGAGAATTAGACTTTTGGACTCTAGAAAATGGATTCTTCACTAACATCTCCacaaaacaagttaaaaatgGTGCTTCTAGGAACTCAGAAAGTTTAAGTGGTGCAGTAATTTGGCCTGGAAAGTTGCTTAGAGCTCCAAAGGGATGGAACCTACCTACTAAACAAAAACCAATGAGAATTGCAGTCCCTGGAAGAACTTCATTTTCCAAATTTGTCAAGGTTGATTCTGATGAGGAAGGAAATCCAAAATATAGTGGATTTTGCATTGAAATTTTTGAGAAGGTTTTAACAATTTTGGGCTATGATCTTCCATATGACTATTATCCCATCAACGCAACCTATAATGATCTGGTTCAACTTGTTTATAACAAG ACTTATGACGGTGTTGTTGGCGACATGACCATACTGGCAGAGAGATTGCAATATGTAGATTTTACTGTGCCATATGCAGAGTCAGGATTGTCGATGATAGTTACGGAGAAGTCTGAAGAATCAGCATGGATGTTTATGAAGCCCTTCACCTGGCAAATGTGGGTGGTAACTGGTGTCATCTTGATTTATACAATGGTAGTAGTGTGGTACCTGGAGAGGGAAGATAATCCAGAGTTTCAAGGCAATTGGAAAAACCAAATCATCACTTCATTTGGATTTACTTTCTCCTCGCTATTCTTTGCTCATA GAGAGAAAATGCATAGCAATTTATCTCGTATAGTAATGGTATCATGGCTGTTTCTAGTTTTGATTCTTAATTCAAGCTACACTGCAAGTCTTTCTTCAATGCTCACAGTTCAACAACTGCGAGCAAATATCACCAACATTGAGTGGTTGAAGAAGAACGACATGAAAATTGGTTGTGATGGAGATTCATTTGTTAGGACATACCTAGTGGAAGTCGAAAAATTCAAACCAGAGAACATCGTAAACATTagtaatgaaaataattatgaCCCTGGATTCAAAAACTACTCAATTGCTGCTGCTTTTCTTGAACTCCCTTATGAGAAAGTATACATCAGTAAATACTGCAAGGGGTACTCTGCTTCTACACCTACCACTAGATTTGGAGGACTTGGATTT ATGTTCCAGAAAGGCTCTCCTTTGGCCAGAGATGTTTCTAAAGCTATTTTGCAGCTCTTACAGCAGGGTGAGTTGAAGAAACTAGAAGATATTTGGTTGAATCCCACAGGTGTGTGCTCCAACAATTTGAACTCCAAGAGTACAGAAAGTTTGAAGCTGGGAAGTTTCTGGATTCTCTATGTGATTTCTGGTGCCACTTCTACTATTTGTTTTCTACTTTCTACCATCCActcactaaaaaataataagtcaCAAGAAAGTAATGGATCCCCAGATGATGTGAGCAGATGGAAAAGGGTGGTTACATTAACAAGGAAGATTTGTAGCAGAAAGCATAATAAAACCAGCCAGGTACAGGAAGATGTTACTGATTGTCCTTCCGGATGCGATTGCATCAGTAGCCCTGAGCATCAGCAGGGAATGGATCTTCAATTACCAGAAATCATAACAATATCTTCACCACCAACACATGATCAGATGTAA
- the LOC25493043 gene encoding apoptosis inhibitor 5-like protein API5, with protein sequence MTTEPSEEAAYIEKLYQYGEQLNSSKDKSQNVKDYQGIIDTANTSVKAKQLAAQLIPKFFKFFPELSGPALDTHLDLVEADELGVRVQAIRGLPLFCKDTPENIGKMVDILVQLLSSDEFVERDAVHKALMSLLRQDVKASLTTLFKHIRGNVEEQNADDLSRVKDLIREKVINFVRDKVFPIKAELLKPQEEMERHITDLIKNSLEDVTGIEFRMFMDFLKSLSLFGEKAPAERMEELLGIIEGQADLDLPFNVADANQTDHIHRLISCLHMALPIVVRGASSSKFINFINDYIIPVFDQLPGERKVDLLRNLAEFSPFTTPQDSRQMLPSIVQLLKKYMTWKKTGEEMNFTYVECLLYTFHHLAHKVPNATNSLCGYKIVTGQPSDRLGEDFSEQYDDFTERLKNVEEFTRATIKKLTQGMAENNKSMADAKTDEEKEKIKTKKQNATTGLRTCNNILTMTKPLHAKAPSFIGDKRINLSWKEATKSASTTAPAVGAKRPATTGNGSNNIALKKGRGSGGMQNQLVNRALGGLSGGGGGRGRVSGGGRGGARGRGQGQGWGRGRGSGRGRGRGYW encoded by the exons ATGACTACTGAACCTTCCGAAGAAGCTGCTTACATCGAGAAGCTCTACCAATATGGCGAGCAACTCAACTCTTCCAAAGACAAATCTCAG AACGTCAAGGATTATCAAGGAATCATAGATACAGCTAACACTAGTGTTAAAGCTAAACAACTCGCTGCACAGCTTATTCCTAAGTTCTTCAAGTTCTTTCCTGAACTTTCCGGTCCTGCACTCGATACTCATCTTGATTTGGTTGAAGCTGATGAACTCGGG GTTCGGGTGCAAGCGATAAGAGGACTGCCTCTTTTCTGCAAGGATACACCTGAGAATATTGGAAAAATGGTTGATATTCTTGTGCAACTTCTTTCGTCCG acGAATTTGTGGAGCGTGATGCTGTGCATAAGGCTCTGATGTCTCTGCTGAGGCAGGATGTGAAAG CTTCTTTGACGACGTTGTTTAAGCACATTCGCGGCAATGTTGAAGAGCAAAATGCGGATGACCTTAGTCGTGTAAAGGACCTTATTCGTGAAAAGGTTATAAATTTTGTTAGAGATAAG GTCTTCCCTATTAAAGCTGAACTGTTGAAGCCCCAAGAGGAAATGGAACGGCACATAACCgatctaataaaaaat AGTTTAGAAGACGTAACTGGTATAGAATTTCGAATGTTTATGGATTTCCTGAAGAGTTTGAGCCTATTTGGAGAAAAGGCTCCAGCTGAGCGTATGGAAGAGCTGCTTGGAATCATTGAAGGACAAGCTGATTTAGATTTACCGTTCAAT GTTGCTGATGCAAATCAAACAGATCATATTCATAGGTTGATATCATGCCTTCACATGGCACTTCCAATTGTTGTG AGGGGTGCATCTAGCAGCAAATTTATTAACTTCATAAACGACTATATAATACCTGTTTTTGACCAG CTTCCTGGAGAACGAAAAGTAGATTTGCTCAGAAACCTTGCAGAGTTTTCACCTTTCACAACACCACAAGATTCACGGCAAATGCTTCCTTCTATTGTTCAGTTGCTGAAG AAATACATGACTTGGAAGAAAACCGGAGAAGAGATGAATTTTACATATGTTGAGTGCTTGTTGTACACATTTCATCACCTAGCTCACAAG GTTCCTAATGCCACCAATAGTTTATGTGGTTACAAAATTGTTACTGGCCAACCATCTGATAGGCTTGGAGAAGACTTCTCAGAGCAATATGATGATTTTACCGAGAG ATTGAAAAACGTGGAGGAGTTCACCCGGGCTACAATCAAGAAATTAACTCAAGGAATGGCTGAAAACAACAAATCTATGGCAGATGCTAAAActgatgaagaaaaggaaaaaatt AAAACTAAAAAACAGAATGCTACAACTGGGTTGCGTACCTGCAATAATATTTTGACGATGACAAAG CCATTGCACGCAAAAGCGCCTTCTTTTATTGGAGATAAGAGAATCAACCTTTCTTGGAAAGAAGCAACCAAATCTGCATCAACTACCGCACCAGCTGTTGg AGCAAAACGGCCTGCTACTACTGGCAATGGGTCCAACAATATTGCATTGAAGAAGGGTCGAGGTTCTGGTGGTATGCAAAATCAACTAGTCAATAGAGCACTAGGCGGATTATCtggtggaggaggaggaagaggcAGAGTCTCTGGTGGAGGTAGAGGTGGAGCAAGGGGCCGGGGCCAGGGCCAAGGCTGGGGTCGCGGAAGAGGAAGTGGAAGAGGTAGAGGTAGAGGGTATTGGTGA